In Halothermothrix orenii H 168, the sequence AGAACATCCGTTCTGTTGTCAAGTAATATTTTCAAAAAATTAGAACGGGTGTTTGTTTTTTTGGGGGCTTTATGATATAATTATATTAATTAAAGTGATATTTATTACCAATATGTAAAGTGTAAAATTACTTTGTGGGAGGACGTTATAAATGGAAGAATTAACCGAAAGGCAAAAGGATATATTAAGATTTATTCAGGAAGAAATTAAAGAAAAAGGCTATCCTCCATCTGTCAGGGAAATCGGCAAAGCTGTTGGCTTAAAATCACCTGCTTCGGTACACAGTCATCTTAAATCTCTTGAAAAATTCAATTATATCAGGAGGGATCCCTCTAAACCGAGGGCAATAGAGGTTTTATATGGTGATGAAGATAAGATTAATAAAGAAATGCTTCATATTCCCATAGTGGGTCAGGTTACTGCAGGTCAACCAATACTGGCCCAGGAAAATATAGAAGATTATTTTCCTGTTCCCACTGATTATGTCAGGACCTCAGATAAAGAGCTTTTTATGCTCAAAATCAAGGGAAATAGTATGATTAACGCCGGGATTTATGATGGTGATTATGTTATAGCTCAGAAACAGGATAATGCTGAAAATGGAGATATAATCATCGCTTTAATAGATAATGAAGCTACTGTTAAAAGATACTATAAAGAAAGGGACCATATCAGACTTCAACCTGAAAACCCTGACATGGACCCTATATATGTTAATTTTAATACCTATTTTAAAGTTCTCGGTAAGATTATTGGCCTTTACAGACAATTTTAAGAAAAAATATCAGACATTTTTATCTTTAAGTATAGATTTAAAAATTTAAACATATTGTGTAGAGAGCTCTCTTTTAAGAGCTCTATTTTGTTTTTTATAATATTATTATAATTCACCAGTTTTCTTAAGTTCTTTTATACGGTCTACTGCCTTCCTGATAACCTTAAAATCTCTCCAGACCAATTTTTTCATTTTGGGATTTCTCAAAAGAAAAGCTGGATGAAAGGTCGGAAAAAAATAATATTTCCCTATCTTCTTCCATTTGCCTCTTGTTCTCATTATCGATGCTTTTTCATCAACTAAATTCTTTAAAGCTACAGACCCCAGAGGTACAATGACCAGGGGATCTATTAATTTAATTTCTGCCTTTAATATAGGTGAACAGGCTTCTGCTTCAGAACGGGTGGGTTGTCTGTTATTGGGAGGGCGACACTTAACAATATTTGTGATGTAAACATCTTCCCTTTCAAGCCCCACTGAATTTAATATTTTAGTCAGCAGCTTACCTGCTTTACCGACAAAAGGTTTCCCCAGCCTGTCTTCATCAGCTCCAGGTCCCTCACCAACAAACATTATTTTTCTATCAATGGGACCATAGCCCATAACCACCTGGGTACATCCCTGCCTTAACTGGCACCTGTCACACTTCAGAGCTTTTTCTTTAAGTAGACTATAATCATTATCAGGATAAGTTATTAAACTACTGGATTGTATCTTACCATCTCTATCAAATATCATTTTTTCTCCTCCAACAATAAATACTATTATATACATAATCAAGTAACATATTTTTATATTCTAAATAAGGTATTGAAATTCCTGCAAGTTTAACGCCATTTAATTACCAGTTGCTCCAGTTTAACAATTATATAGTACATTAATCCAGCAATTAAACATAACAGGATAATACTCATCATAACCAGATGCAGATTAAACACCTGACCACCGTAAACAATTAAATAACCGAGACCTGCTTTTGAGACCAGGAATTCACCTACTATTGTTCCTACCATAGACAATCCCACACTTACCTTTAAGGCAGAAAATATGGTAGGAATACTCGCTGGTAAAATAACCTTAAACAATACCTGTTTTTTTGATGCTCCCAGGGTTGACAGTAGTTTAACCAGGTTTCCTTCTACTTCTCTAAAGCCATTAATCATCATCATTATGGTAACAATAACCGAAATTAGCAGGGCCATAACGATTATTGCCTGAGGGCCATTTCCCATCCATACAATGATGACAGGCCCCAGGGCTACTTTAGGAATACTATTAAGGATAACAATATATGGTTCCAGGAGGTCATAGAGGTATTCAAACCACCAGAGTATAATAGCTATCAGGGTTCCCAGAAGTGTACCCGATATAAATCCAATAATATTTTCAGTTACAGTAACACCAATATGGTTAAGCAATTGTCCATTCTGCGTCATTTTTACTAAAAGGCTTAAAATTTTACTGGGTTGACTGACAAGAAAGGTATTTATCACACCAAAATGACTTAATAATTCCCAGGTAGTAAATAATAAAACAATTATTAATATCTGAAAAAATTTTATACTTATAGCTCTTTTCCTTAATCCATACAAATAATCAGCATGATCTGGTGATACTGCCTCCCTGGTAAGCCATCTATAAAAAAAACCTTTACGTCTGGACATTAATATCTAACTCCTTCCAGATGTTGTTAAAATAATCCTGGAATAGTTTTATATTTCTCTTCTGCAATGGCGTCAGGCCCTTTTCAAACTCAATATCAACTATTTTTTTGATCTTGCCTGGTCTTTTTGATAAAATAATTACCCTGTTAGAAAGGGATATGGCCTCAGCTATATCATGAGTAACCAGGATTACTGTTTTTTGATCTTTATTTAGGATATCTGCCAGTTCTTCCTCCATCATCAGTTTTGTTTGATAATCAAGGGAAGAAAATGGCTCATCAAGAAGAAGAATATCGGGATCAGGTGCCAGTGTCCTGGCCAGTGCTACCCTTTGCCTCATTCCCCCGGATAATTCCTTCGGATAAAAGTCCTTAAAATCTGTTAATCCTGAGATTGCCAGTAACTTATTTATCCTCTCTTCAGTTTTTTTATTAACCCTTCCTTTTATCTCCAACCCGAGCTTTATATTGTCATATACAGTTCTCCACTGTAATAGATAATCTTCCTGGAGCATATACCCAATATGAGGACAAATCCCCTTTACTTTTTTTCCATTTATATAGACTTCTCCCTTATCAGGGGGAATCAAGCCACTTATTATTGATAACAGGGTTGTTTTACCACATCCACTGGGACCGACTATACTGATGAATTCATTTTCAAATATGGAGAAATTTATATCTTTAAGGGCCTGGGTCTCTCCTTTTTTTGAAATATACTTTTTTTCAACCCCTTTTACTATTACCTTTTCTTTAAACAAAATTGATCCCCCCGCTTATTTTTATTTATAAGAAACCAATTCTCAAAAATATAAGATTTATAAAAATAACTACTGTATGTTTTCAATGGCGTTATGAGCAAACTTATTATTAACAAGAACATCAAATGGAGCTTTTTCTTCAAGTTCACCAGCCATGATAATAATCTCTTCATATTTTTCAAAAATTTCTTTTTCAATTACAGGATTTGTATCCCAGGTTCCCTGTTCTTTGTAACGTTTAACAACACTTAACAGAATATCTTCATCGGTATCCGGAAAATAGGGTTTTATCTTTGTAACAATTTCTTCTACATTATGGCTATGAACCCACTGTTGAGCCCGGTATATGGCATTAGTAAATGCTTGAATTATGTCAGGGTTCTTTTTAATATAATTAACCCTGGCCATATAAACAGTATATGGCAATTCACCACCGGATGTTCCTAATGAAGCTACAATATAGCCCTGTTTTTTTAATTCAAGCAATGATGCATTTGGTTCAAAGAGCTGGACAAAATCTCCTAAACCACCAATAAAGGCTCCGGCATTGGCCTTAAAATCAAGATTAGTGATAACTTCAACATCTTTGCCGGGAATAATATTCCTGGTTTTAAGTACATATTCTAAAACCATCTGTGGTGCTCCGCCGGGTCGATTACCGATTATAGTCTTTCCTTTAACATCTTCCCATTTAAAATCTGGCATCGGCTCACGGGCCAGCAGGAAGGAACCGGCGGTATTGGTTAGCTGGGCAAAATTAACAATATAATTTTCGGCACCCCTCTGGTAAACATAAATAGTAGGTTCTGGTCCAATAAGGGCAATATCGGTAGCTCCTGCCATCAATGAGGCAGCAGCTTTATCACCACCCCAGGCTGTAGATAGTTCTACTTTGATTCCTTCCTCTTCAAAATAATTATTGCTCAAGGCAATATACTGTGGTGTATAAAAGATAGAATGTACCACTTCAGTTAGTCTAACAACCGGCATTTGAGTTTCAGCCATAGATACCTGGGTACAAAAGAAAACAACCACACTTACCCATAATAACACCTTGATTAATAATTTTTTTCTAAACATTAAGCCACCTCCTGTAGTTTTTATTCATCATACATTTTTATATTATGTAATAGGTATTTTTTTGTGAAATAAAAAGCCCCCGTCAAGGGGGGCTTTAAAGGGTTTATTTAATTCTGATCATTTTCATTTTTTTCTCAGTAAAGGTAGCAATCCTTTGACAGCCATTTTTAAGTAACAAATTTCCCATCAGTTTTAAATTTTCACCCACCCGTTTTGGTCCATGGGCATCAGAGCCCAGGGTTAGTGGAATACCCATCTTTACAATTCTTTTTATAATTGATAGTGACGGGTAGATTTCATTGACCGGTTTATTTAATCCATTTGTATTTATTTCTATAGCAAGGCCCCGTTTTTTTATTACTTCAAGGGCGGGTTCTACCATTTCAAGCATATTTATTCCTGGGGGTATGATATTAAAAATTTTAATCAGATCTATATGACCGATTATATTAAATAGACCACTGGAAGCGGCTTCTTTAACCAGTTCGAAATACTGTTTGTAAACTGTAATTAAATCACGTTTATGGTATTCTTCAATATAAACAGGATGATCTACCTCCCAGTCACCAATCCGGTGTACTGACCCTATTGTATAATCCAGTGGGTATTCTTTAATTATTTTTTTTATGTCATCAATTCTGTCCGGACTAAAATCAATTTCCAGGCCCAATTTAACATTATTTTTATTTTTCTCTTTAAATTTTAATAAATTATCCCAGTTAATTTCATCGATAAACCGATCATGATCTGAAAACCCTATCTCCTTTACTTCAGCCACCTTTGCCATTTTTAAAAATTTCTTTAAGTAATCAAAATTATGGGCAGGTTTAACATTATCTTCACCATGAGCATAGGGGTGGGTATGATAATCAACTAAATACATGAAAACACTCCTTTTATATATGGTTTATAATTATTTCTTACCATCTTAACAGATTATACTTTAATTATTTATACTTTAATTAATTATGGAATAAAGTTTGTTTTTATTATGTAATTTTTATCATTTTTAAGATTATAACATAATTCATATATATTAATCCAGCTTAATTATATATTT encodes:
- a CDS encoding uracil-DNA glycosylase, coding for MIFDRDGKIQSSSLITYPDNDYSLLKEKALKCDRCQLRQGCTQVVMGYGPIDRKIMFVGEGPGADEDRLGKPFVGKAGKLLTKILNSVGLEREDVYITNIVKCRPPNNRQPTRSEAEACSPILKAEIKLIDPLVIVPLGSVALKNLVDEKASIMRTRGKWKKIGKYYFFPTFHPAFLLRNPKMKKLVWRDFKVIRKAVDRIKELKKTGEL
- a CDS encoding ABC transporter permease, whose amino-acid sequence is MSRRKGFFYRWLTREAVSPDHADYLYGLRKRAISIKFFQILIIVLLFTTWELLSHFGVINTFLVSQPSKILSLLVKMTQNGQLLNHIGVTVTENIIGFISGTLLGTLIAIILWWFEYLYDLLEPYIVILNSIPKVALGPVIIVWMGNGPQAIIVMALLISVIVTIMMMINGFREVEGNLVKLLSTLGASKKQVLFKVILPASIPTIFSALKVSVGLSMVGTIVGEFLVSKAGLGYLIVYGGQVFNLHLVMMSIILLCLIAGLMYYIIVKLEQLVIKWR
- the lexA gene encoding transcriptional repressor LexA produces the protein MEELTERQKDILRFIQEEIKEKGYPPSVREIGKAVGLKSPASVHSHLKSLEKFNYIRRDPSKPRAIEVLYGDEDKINKEMLHIPIVGQVTAGQPILAQENIEDYFPVPTDYVRTSDKELFMLKIKGNSMINAGIYDGDYVIAQKQDNAENGDIIIALIDNEATVKRYYKERDHIRLQPENPDMDPIYVNFNTYFKVLGKIIGLYRQF
- a CDS encoding ABC transporter substrate-binding protein, which encodes MFRKKLLIKVLLWVSVVVFFCTQVSMAETQMPVVRLTEVVHSIFYTPQYIALSNNYFEEEGIKVELSTAWGGDKAAASLMAGATDIALIGPEPTIYVYQRGAENYIVNFAQLTNTAGSFLLAREPMPDFKWEDVKGKTIIGNRPGGAPQMVLEYVLKTRNIIPGKDVEVITNLDFKANAGAFIGGLGDFVQLFEPNASLLELKKQGYIVASLGTSGGELPYTVYMARVNYIKKNPDIIQAFTNAIYRAQQWVHSHNVEEIVTKIKPYFPDTDEDILLSVVKRYKEQGTWDTNPVIEKEIFEKYEEIIIMAGELEEKAPFDVLVNNKFAHNAIENIQ
- a CDS encoding histidinol-phosphatase HisJ family protein — translated: MYLVDYHTHPYAHGEDNVKPAHNFDYLKKFLKMAKVAEVKEIGFSDHDRFIDEINWDNLLKFKEKNKNNVKLGLEIDFSPDRIDDIKKIIKEYPLDYTIGSVHRIGDWEVDHPVYIEEYHKRDLITVYKQYFELVKEAASSGLFNIIGHIDLIKIFNIIPPGINMLEMVEPALEVIKKRGLAIEINTNGLNKPVNEIYPSLSIIKRIVKMGIPLTLGSDAHGPKRVGENLKLMGNLLLKNGCQRIATFTEKKMKMIRIK
- a CDS encoding ABC transporter ATP-binding protein, which produces MFKEKVIVKGVEKKYISKKGETQALKDINFSIFENEFISIVGPSGCGKTTLLSIISGLIPPDKGEVYINGKKVKGICPHIGYMLQEDYLLQWRTVYDNIKLGLEIKGRVNKKTEERINKLLAISGLTDFKDFYPKELSGGMRQRVALARTLAPDPDILLLDEPFSSLDYQTKLMMEEELADILNKDQKTVILVTHDIAEAISLSNRVIILSKRPGKIKKIVDIEFEKGLTPLQKRNIKLFQDYFNNIWKELDINVQT